The genomic window CCCTGCCTGAGTCGTCCTGCAAGGGCAGGCCGCCGCAGATTGAATGCTGCGAATTCATCCGCTGAACGGTAAGCTACGGGCTCTTGTTACAGGAGTAGGCCGGCGCATGAAGATCGTTCGATTAGTGATTCTGCTGGCGGTGTTGATAGGTGGGCTGGTGATCGGCTCGCTCAACTCCCAGGCCATCGAAATCAGCCTTGCGTTCTGGGTGCTCAAGACCACCTCCGGTATCGCGATCATCGCCTCGCTGCTGCTGGGTGCACTGGTGGGCGGCGGCATGGTGATGGCCGGCCTGGTCGTGCCCCTGTACGCCAAACTGCGCCGTGCCAACAAGGCTGCTGCCACGGTAGCGCCCGAGCCTGCAACACCGGTTGCGCAGGCGCCTTCCCCCTTTGACGGACGCTGAGCAACGATGGCCTTCATCAGTGAATGGTTCTGGTTTTTCCTGTTTCTGCCGATCGCCGCACTGGGCGGCTGGGTAATTGGGCGCCGCGGCGGCCAACGCCACAGCGAGAACCAGGTCAGCCGTCTTTCCAGTACGTATTTCCGTGGCTTGAACTATCTGCTCAACGAGCAGCCGGACAAGGCCATCGAGTTGTTCCTGCATATTGCCGAGCTGGACAAGGAAACCTTCGAAACCCAGGTTGCCCTCGGCCATCTGTTCCGCCGTCGCGGCGAAGTGGATCGTGCCATCCGCCTGCACCAGGGGCTGGTCAACCGCAACGACCTGAGCGATGCGCAGCGGGTACAGGCCTTGCTGGCGCTGGGCGAGGACTACATGAAATCCGGCCTGCTGGATCGCGCCGAAACCGTGTTCACCGAGCTTGCGCAGCTGGACCAGCGCGCGCCGCAGGCTTTGAAACACCTGATCAGCATTTACCAGGCCGAGCGTGACTGGGAAAAAGCCATCGAGAACGCGACCCGCTATGAAGCGGTGACCGACGAGCCGATGGGCAAGCTGATCGGGCAGTTCGAATGCGAACTGGCCGAGCGTTACCGCGCGGCCGGGCGCCTGGATGACGCGCGTGCGGCCATCAACCGGGCCAATGTGGCCGACGCGATGAGCGTGCGCGCAGGCATCATCGAAGGCCGCCTGGAAAGTGATTTCGGCAATGACGAAGCCGCCGTGCGTGCCTTCGAACGGGCCGCGCGCAACGACCCGGACTATCTGCCGGAAATCCTGCCGCAGTTGATGAAGAACTACCGCAATGTGGGTGACCTGGCCGGCGCGCGTGCGTTTCTGGCGGAGATGACCGAGCACTACCGCGGCATCGCGCCGGTGTTGGCGCTCACTCATTTGATGGAACAGCAGGAGGGGACGGCGCCGGCGCGGGCCTATCTGGGGCGCCAGCTCAAGGACCGGCCGTCGGTACGCGGTGAGTCGGCGCTGATCGACCTGACCCTGGCCGAGGGCGCGGATCCGGTGGCGACGCTGCAGGATCTGAAACACATCACCGACCAGTTGCTGGTGCGCAACCCGGCGTACCGCTGCACGCGCTGCGGGTTTGGCGCGCGCACCCATCATTGGCAGTGCCCGAGCTGCAAGGAGTGGGGTACGGTCAAGCCGCTGTTGAATTACGCGGTGCTCTGAGTGCCGGGACCGCATCACTGGCTGTTGCTGCTGGTACTGGTCACCGCGGCGGCAGTGACCTGGATGGCGATCCGATACGCGCATTGGCGGCGCTTGATCGACCAGCCTGGCGAACGCCGCAGCCATCAGGTGTCGACGCCACGCGGCGGCGGTATCGGCATCGTGGTATCGCAGTTGCTGGCCTGCGGGCTTGGCGCGGCGTTACTGCCTGCTTATTCGGCCGCGCTGCTGGTGTTCGCCCTGGGGCTGTTGCTGGTTGCCGGCATTGGCTGGTGGGATGACCATCGCCCGCTGCCGGCCGTGCCTCGTCTGTGCGTACACCTGCTGGCGGGCCTGATGCTGGGTGGAATCGTCTGGTTTGGGACTGGAAGCCTGCTGAAGGCCGTGGCCTGCTTTGGCCTGGCGGTGTCGTTGGTGAACATCTGGAATTTCATGGATGGGATCAACGGCCTGGCGACCACCCAGGCGATTCTGGTCGGGGTCGGGGCTGGGTTGCTGCTGCCCGGGGGCTACGCCTTGGCCGGCTGGGCGTTGGCAGCGGGTTGCGCAGGTTTTCTGCCGTTCAACTTTCCCCGGGCCCGCATTTTCATGGGCGATGTGGGCAGTGGCGCGCTGGGTTACCTGGTCGCCGGCCTGCTGGCGCTGGGCCTGAGTGTCACCGATACAGTGCCGGCACTGTGGCTGATGTTGCCGGCGGCATTTCTTGCGGACGCCGGCTTCACCCTGCTGTCACGCATGCTCAGGGGGGAGCGCTGGATGCAACCGCATACCCAGCATCTCTATCAAGCTTTCGTGAAGCGTGAATACAGTCACACGGTTGTTACATTGGGTTATGCCTTCTTCACCTTGGTGGGGCTTACACTTGCGACGCAATTTTCAAGGCTTCCCCTAGGTTGGGGGTGGGCAGGGGGCGTTACCTGGCTGGCTGTCACGGCAGCGGCGTGGATGTTCCTGCGTGCCACGGCACATAAATAAGGACAAAGTTTTCTATGGCATCTTGGCACGAGCGCTTTGCAGGTGGTGGCCCCCGCTACGCGGTGATGCTGCACGACCTGGTCATGGTGTGGCTGTGTTGGCAGCTGCTGCTGATGGCGCGCTTTGCACTGGTGGAAGGTGGACCGGTGCATCCGTGGTTCACGCTGGACGCAATGATCGTCGTCGGCATACAGGCGGTGGCGTTCTGGAAGGTTGGGCTGTATCGCGGCCTGTGGCGGTTCGCCTCCGTCGCCGATCTGATCAACATCTTCAAGGCTTCCTTCATCGGCCTGCTGGCGATCGTGGTGGTGTTCTCCTACCGCCGCCTGGAAGGCATCCCGATCTCGGTGTTGGTGGTTTATCCGTTTGCACTGTCCGCTTTGCTGGGCGGGCCACGTCTGTTGTACCGCGCCTGGAAGGACTATCAGGCCATGCATTCGGACGCCAGCGCGCGGCGCGTGCTGGTGCTTGGCGCGGGCCGGGCAGCTGAATCACTGATCAAGGATCTGCGCCGGTCCGGTGACTATGAGCCGGTAGGTTTGCTGGACGATTCGCCGCACCTGCAAGGTGCCTGGGTCCATGGCGCCGCGATCCTGGGAACCTTGGACGAGGTTGCGATGGTCGCCAAGGAGACCAGCGCCAAGTTGCTGGTGATCGCGATCCCGACACTGGATGCTGCCGGCATGCAGCGCGTCGTGGGCCTGTGCGAGAGCACCGGCCTGCCGTTCCGCACCGTACCCCGGCTGACCGATGTGCTCGAAGGCAGCTCGCTGCCTGGCCAGCTCAAGGAAGTGGCCATCGAAGACCTGCTCGGCCGCAAGCCGATCCTGCCCGATTGGGAGCTGCTGCGCAGCTGGTTGCGCGGGCGCACGGTACTGGTCACCGGCGGTGGCGGTTCCATCGGTTCGGAGTTGTGCAGGCAGTGCGCGCGTCATGGTATATCCCGGATCGTGGTGCTGGAGATCAGCGAGCTGCTGATGATCAACATCCAGGCGGAACTGCGCAGGAGTTTCCCGGACCTGGAAGTGCACGGTGTGCTGGGCGACTGCGGTGATCCGGCCGTCATCCGTCATGCCTTGCGCAGCTATAAGCCCGATACGGTGTTCCATGCGGCGGCCTACAAGCAGGTGCCCCTGCTGGAGGCGCAGCTGCGTGAGGCGGTGCGCAACAACACCTTGTCTACCGAATGCGTTGCCACGGCCTGCATTGAAGCCGGTGTCGAGAATTTTGTGTTCATCTCCACCGACAAGGCCGTCGATCCGGCCAATGCGCTTGGTGCGACCAAGCGTTATGCCGAGATGATCTGCCAGAGTTTGAACAAGCGTGCCCCGCATACCCGCTTTGTCACGGTGCGCTTCGGCAATGTGCTTGGGTCGGTAGGCAGTGTGGTGCCGATGTTCCGTGAGCAGATCCGCAAGGGTGGCCCGAT from Stenotrophomonas nitritireducens includes these protein-coding regions:
- the lapB gene encoding lipopolysaccharide assembly protein LapB, with amino-acid sequence MAFISEWFWFFLFLPIAALGGWVIGRRGGQRHSENQVSRLSSTYFRGLNYLLNEQPDKAIELFLHIAELDKETFETQVALGHLFRRRGEVDRAIRLHQGLVNRNDLSDAQRVQALLALGEDYMKSGLLDRAETVFTELAQLDQRAPQALKHLISIYQAERDWEKAIENATRYEAVTDEPMGKLIGQFECELAERYRAAGRLDDARAAINRANVADAMSVRAGIIEGRLESDFGNDEAAVRAFERAARNDPDYLPEILPQLMKNYRNVGDLAGARAFLAEMTEHYRGIAPVLALTHLMEQQEGTAPARAYLGRQLKDRPSVRGESALIDLTLAEGADPVATLQDLKHITDQLLVRNPAYRCTRCGFGARTHHWQCPSCKEWGTVKPLLNYAVL
- a CDS encoding lipopolysaccharide biosynthesis protein, translating into MAIRYAHWRRLIDQPGERRSHQVSTPRGGGIGIVVSQLLACGLGAALLPAYSAALLVFALGLLLVAGIGWWDDHRPLPAVPRLCVHLLAGLMLGGIVWFGTGSLLKAVACFGLAVSLVNIWNFMDGINGLATTQAILVGVGAGLLLPGGYALAGWALAAGCAGFLPFNFPRARIFMGDVGSGALGYLVAGLLALGLSVTDTVPALWLMLPAAFLADAGFTLLSRMLRGERWMQPHTQHLYQAFVKREYSHTVVTLGYAFFTLVGLTLATQFSRLPLGWGWAGGVTWLAVTAAAWMFLRATAHK
- a CDS encoding lipopolysaccharide assembly protein LapA domain-containing protein: MKIVRLVILLAVLIGGLVIGSLNSQAIEISLAFWVLKTTSGIAIIASLLLGALVGGGMVMAGLVVPLYAKLRRANKAAATVAPEPATPVAQAPSPFDGR